In Streptomyces violaceusniger Tu 4113, one DNA window encodes the following:
- a CDS encoding response regulator transcription factor → MQVLVVEDEQNIALAVDRGLRAEGFGVDIAENGEKALGLIRHNDYAVIVLDLMLPGRNGYDVCRTLRAAGIATPVLILTAKDGEYDEADALDLGADDYLTKPFSFVVLLARIRALLRRSAPQRSPVLRAGDLWLDPAAHRCGRGDERLDLTPREFGLLEFLLRHPDTVVSKTDLLAQVWDAWFEGDPNIVEVYVGYLRRKIDIPFGRSAIDTVRGVGYRLDGKGG, encoded by the coding sequence GTGCAGGTGCTGGTGGTCGAGGACGAGCAGAACATCGCGCTCGCCGTGGACCGCGGGCTGCGCGCCGAGGGGTTCGGCGTGGACATCGCCGAGAACGGCGAGAAGGCCCTCGGCCTGATCAGGCACAACGACTACGCCGTGATCGTGCTCGACCTGATGCTCCCGGGCCGCAACGGCTACGACGTCTGCCGGACCCTGCGCGCCGCGGGCATCGCCACCCCCGTACTGATTCTCACGGCCAAGGACGGCGAGTACGACGAGGCGGACGCCCTCGACCTCGGTGCGGACGACTATCTGACGAAGCCGTTCTCGTTCGTGGTGCTGCTGGCCCGGATCCGCGCGCTGCTGCGCCGCAGTGCCCCACAGCGGTCTCCGGTACTCCGTGCGGGTGATCTCTGGCTGGATCCGGCCGCCCACCGGTGCGGCCGTGGCGACGAGCGCCTGGACCTGACGCCGCGCGAGTTCGGCCTGCTGGAGTTCCTGCTGCGCCACCCCGACACGGTGGTGAGCAAGACCGATCTGCTCGCCCAGGTCTGGGACGCCTGGTTCGAGGGCGACCCCAACATCGTCGAGGTCTACGTCGGCTACCTCCGGCGCAAGATCGACATCCCCTTCGGCCGGTCCGCCATCGACACTGTGCGCGGTGTCGGCTACCGGCTGGACGGGAAGGGCGGCTGA
- a CDS encoding ATP-binding protein, translated as MSRRLHVGRPVLGRVRRLTRKLSLRTRVTIWATMVVAIAMIAAGLGLLLGLQHSMWSDRDSTGRQRLSDVTALVRHDRLGSLIPSNGGDADVVEVLDSHGRVAASSDYETRPGSPSDFPNDLPPQVLAGHPATLRGLNVGDGGDFRVLARPIRIDGRPSTIVVGVSLAQAEHTLSSLITGLVIGVPALTALVAWTISLTAGRTLRPVETLRRQAADITATDLHRRLDLPACQDEVQALGVTLNDMLARLDDASVAQRRFVADAAHELRSPLTALRAQLEVMSSYPDPDRDPQMAAALLEDTVRLHDLVEGLLALARSEDPARPRSQAARVIDLDEVVLAEIRRQRSLARADIDARRVSGGRVRGDTEALRCVIRNLLDNARRHASQRVRVTLSERGGTVELTVSDDGSGIAAADRLRVFERFTRLDEARSREAGGSGLGLAIVGKVVTAHGGTAYADQDPAPDDGGLGGALLVIRLPAVPPSG; from the coding sequence ATGTCCCGACGCCTGCACGTCGGGCGTCCGGTGCTCGGCCGGGTGCGGCGGCTGACCCGGAAACTGAGCCTGCGGACCCGGGTCACCATATGGGCCACGATGGTCGTCGCGATCGCGATGATCGCGGCCGGCCTCGGACTGCTGCTCGGTCTCCAGCACTCCATGTGGAGTGACCGGGACAGTACCGGCCGCCAGCGGCTGTCCGATGTCACCGCCCTCGTCCGGCACGACCGGCTGGGTTCCCTCATCCCCTCCAACGGAGGGGACGCCGATGTCGTCGAGGTGCTCGACTCCCACGGGAGGGTGGCGGCCAGCTCCGACTACGAGACGCGCCCGGGCAGCCCCAGCGACTTCCCGAACGACCTCCCCCCGCAGGTGCTCGCGGGGCATCCGGCCACCCTCCGTGGCCTCAACGTCGGCGACGGGGGCGACTTCCGGGTGCTGGCCCGGCCGATCCGCATCGACGGCCGGCCTTCCACCATCGTCGTGGGGGTGTCCCTGGCCCAGGCCGAGCACACCCTGTCCAGCCTGATCACCGGCCTGGTGATCGGGGTGCCCGCGCTGACCGCGCTGGTGGCGTGGACGATCTCGCTCACCGCCGGCCGCACCCTGCGCCCGGTGGAAACCCTGCGTCGCCAGGCAGCCGACATCACCGCGACCGATCTGCACCGCCGCCTCGACCTGCCCGCCTGCCAGGACGAGGTGCAGGCCCTCGGCGTCACCCTCAACGACATGCTCGCCCGCCTCGACGACGCCTCCGTCGCACAGCGCCGCTTCGTCGCCGACGCCGCGCACGAACTGCGCAGCCCGCTGACGGCCCTGCGGGCCCAGCTCGAGGTCATGTCCAGCTACCCCGACCCCGACCGCGACCCGCAGATGGCCGCCGCCTTGCTGGAGGACACGGTACGGCTGCACGACCTGGTCGAGGGGCTGCTGGCGCTGGCCCGCAGCGAGGACCCCGCCCGGCCGCGGTCACAGGCCGCGCGCGTCATCGACCTGGACGAGGTGGTGCTGGCCGAGATCCGTCGGCAGCGCTCCCTGGCCCGGGCGGACATCGACGCCCGGCGAGTCTCGGGCGGGCGGGTGCGGGGCGACACCGAGGCACTGCGCTGCGTCATACGCAACCTGCTGGACAACGCCCGCCGCCACGCCAGCCAGCGGGTACGGGTCACCCTGAGCGAACGCGGAGGCACCGTCGAACTCACCGTCAGCGACGACGGATCGGGCATCGCGGCCGCGGACCGGCTGCGGGTCTTCGAGCGCTTCACCCGGCTCGACGAGGCACGGTCCCGCGAGGCCGGCGGTTCGGGCCTCGGCCTCGCCATCGTCGGCAAGGTCGTCACCGCGCACGGCGGCACCGCCTACGCCGACCAGGACCCCGCGCCGGACGACGGCGGTCTCGGCGGGGCGCTCCTGGTGATCCGCCTGCCGGCCGTTCCCCCGTCCGGCTGA
- a CDS encoding COG4705 family protein produces MTSETPETSTARGPAAAPPGHRIRWNKVPEVTVYFWVIKVLCTTVGETAADMLNEKLGLGLTGVSLLMSALLAVVLVVQFRTAAYRPGVYWLAVALISIVGTLISDNLTDNMGVPLTTSTTVFAVALAIVFIVWYRRERTLSIHSIDSLSRESFYWLAVLFTFALGTAAGDLVAERMDLGYWLSAVMFALAIAAVAVAHFTLDLNAVWSFWIAYVLTRPLGASVGDYLSQPTGDGGLGLGTVVTSVLFLAVILGLVVYLSVTRKDVIERERLEERAA; encoded by the coding sequence ATGACATCCGAGACTCCTGAGACCTCCACGGCCCGCGGCCCTGCCGCTGCCCCGCCCGGTCACCGCATCCGCTGGAACAAGGTGCCCGAAGTCACCGTGTACTTCTGGGTGATCAAGGTGCTGTGCACGACGGTGGGCGAGACCGCGGCCGACATGCTGAACGAGAAGCTGGGCCTGGGCCTGACCGGTGTGTCGCTGCTGATGAGCGCGCTGCTGGCGGTTGTGCTGGTCGTCCAGTTCCGCACCGCCGCGTACCGGCCGGGCGTGTACTGGCTCGCCGTGGCCCTGATCAGCATCGTCGGCACTCTGATCAGTGACAACCTCACCGACAACATGGGCGTACCGCTGACGACGAGCACCACCGTGTTCGCGGTCGCCCTCGCGATCGTGTTCATCGTCTGGTACCGCCGCGAGCGGACTCTGTCCATCCACAGCATCGACTCCCTGAGCCGCGAGTCCTTCTACTGGCTCGCGGTGCTGTTCACCTTCGCGCTGGGTACCGCGGCGGGCGACCTGGTGGCCGAGCGCATGGACCTGGGCTACTGGCTGTCCGCGGTGATGTTCGCCCTGGCGATCGCCGCCGTCGCGGTGGCGCACTTCACGCTCGACCTGAACGCGGTGTGGAGCTTCTGGATCGCGTACGTGCTCACCCGCCCGCTCGGCGCATCGGTGGGCGACTACCTCTCCCAGCCGACCGGGGACGGCGGCCTGGGCCTTGGCACCGTGGTCACCAGCGTGCTGTTCCTGGCGGTCATCCTCGGCCTGGTCGTGTATCTGTCGGTGACACGGAAGGACGTCATCGAGCGGGAGCGGCTCGAGGAGCGGGCGGCGTGA
- a CDS encoding sensor histidine kinase, translating into MTAVLARLAPRTLRGRLSLVALTTAALLMTFLTVALNTVVRHHLQRQADEELRTRAAAVATTVDTSGPTVRVQESPNDGLLDTNVWIYTGTRLLEQPPSPAASLTHAADQLAARGGRDCTTTSATGHAPGRIRLCAQPLRSGDNPATVVTALDLAPYRSSADTLLLGSLALDATMLGCTYALTRLAVGRALRPVRTMTDQATQRNTVTSEERFGTVRRPVELARLGTSLDTLLDRIRTVLRHERQLTGELSHELRTPLSRIVAELDWWQARPRSTAETRATHQVIADATRSMRTICDTLLDDARGGTHTAGTAEVRLVLRRLVEHLDVPDHVTMSLDDHHTRQADPAVHLEAGVPPALLERIVSPLLANALRYARSSVVVRTARESGIVRVDITDDGPGVPRPFVDQLFQPGRRADPGDGHRGAGLGLPLARRLARSAGGEVSYDRGHTPGARFMVSLPPG; encoded by the coding sequence ATGACCGCCGTGCTCGCCCGGCTCGCGCCACGCACCCTGCGCGGCCGCCTCTCCCTGGTCGCCCTGACCACCGCCGCGCTGCTGATGACGTTCCTGACCGTGGCGTTGAACACCGTGGTCCGCCACCACCTCCAGCGCCAGGCGGACGAAGAGCTGCGCACCCGGGCGGCCGCCGTGGCCACGACCGTCGACACGAGCGGTCCGACGGTGCGAGTCCAGGAGTCCCCCAACGACGGGCTCCTCGACACCAACGTGTGGATCTACACGGGCACCCGGCTGCTCGAACAGCCGCCGTCCCCCGCCGCTTCGCTGACCCACGCCGCCGATCAGCTCGCCGCCCGCGGCGGGCGGGACTGCACCACCACCTCCGCCACCGGCCACGCGCCCGGACGCATACGGCTATGTGCCCAGCCGCTGCGGAGCGGCGACAACCCGGCCACGGTGGTCACGGCCCTGGACCTGGCCCCCTACCGCAGTTCCGCGGACACCCTGCTTCTGGGGTCACTCGCCCTGGATGCGACGATGCTCGGCTGCACCTACGCCCTCACCCGGCTGGCGGTGGGCCGAGCGCTGCGCCCCGTACGCACCATGACCGACCAGGCCACCCAGCGGAACACCGTCACCTCCGAGGAGCGCTTCGGGACGGTGCGGCGCCCGGTCGAGCTCGCCCGCCTGGGCACCTCCCTGGACACACTTCTGGACCGCATCCGCACGGTACTGCGCCACGAGCGGCAGCTCACCGGCGAACTCTCACACGAACTGCGCACCCCGCTCAGCCGGATCGTCGCCGAGCTGGACTGGTGGCAGGCCCGGCCGCGCTCGACCGCCGAGACCCGCGCCACCCACCAGGTCATCGCCGACGCCACGCGGTCCATGCGGACGATCTGCGACACCCTCCTGGACGACGCCCGCGGCGGCACGCACACCGCGGGCACGGCCGAGGTCCGGCTCGTACTGCGCCGTCTCGTCGAACACCTCGACGTCCCGGACCATGTGACGATGAGCCTCGACGATCACCACACCCGTCAGGCCGACCCCGCCGTACACCTGGAAGCCGGAGTCCCTCCGGCCCTTCTCGAACGCATCGTCAGCCCGCTGCTCGCCAACGCCCTCCGGTACGCCCGGTCCAGCGTCGTCGTTCGTACGGCCCGCGAATCCGGCATCGTACGCGTCGACATCACCGACGACGGGCCCGGCGTACCGAGGCCGTTCGTCGACCAGCTCTTCCAGCCGGGCCGGCGAGCCGATCCCGGTGACGGACACCGCGGAGCGGGCCTCGGACTGCCGCTCGCGCGACGCCTGGCCCGCTCAGCCGGTGGTGAGGTCTCCTATGACCGCGGGCACACGCCCGGGGCGAGGTTCATGGTCAGCCTGCCGCCCGGCTGA
- a CDS encoding response regulator transcription factor, which produces MGHRILVVEDDHALRDVLLRGLREEGFGTVPAPDGATALRLAAGDIAAAVLDVGLPDADGRDVCQAMRAGGFLFPVIFLTARHGLADRLSGFSSGGDDYLPKPFHLAELAARLRAALKRAGPDPTTTAGDLVLDPVRHSVTVDEAQVDLTPTEFRLLAALMAASGGVVRRRELVRAGWPEGAQVSDNTLDQYVTRLRRKLGEARSELTIGTARGIGHRLS; this is translated from the coding sequence ATGGGCCACAGAATCCTGGTCGTCGAGGATGATCACGCCCTGCGTGACGTACTGCTGCGCGGGCTGCGCGAGGAAGGCTTCGGCACGGTGCCGGCCCCGGACGGTGCCACCGCCCTGCGCCTGGCCGCCGGAGACATCGCCGCGGCCGTGCTCGACGTCGGGCTGCCCGACGCGGACGGGCGGGACGTATGCCAGGCGATGCGCGCGGGCGGATTCCTGTTCCCCGTCATCTTCCTGACTGCCCGTCATGGGCTCGCCGACCGGTTGTCCGGGTTCTCCTCCGGGGGCGACGACTATCTGCCCAAGCCGTTCCACCTCGCCGAACTCGCCGCCCGGCTGCGCGCCGCGCTCAAGCGCGCCGGGCCCGACCCCACGACCACCGCCGGGGATCTGGTCCTCGACCCCGTCCGGCACAGCGTCACCGTCGACGAGGCCCAGGTCGACCTGACCCCGACGGAGTTCCGACTGCTGGCCGCCCTCATGGCGGCCTCCGGCGGCGTCGTGCGCCGGCGTGAGCTGGTCCGGGCGGGCTGGCCCGAGGGCGCACAGGTCAGCGACAACACCCTCGACCAGTACGTGACCCGGCTGCGCCGCAAACTGGGCGAAGCCCGCAGTGAGCTGACGATCGGCACCGCCCGCGGGATCGGCCACCGCCTGTCATGA
- a CDS encoding phosphatase PAP2 family protein gives MKRRDPAGLAGGIGLASWLAFGVLSMVVIGHHGAPLLMDHGLLAWSVGHRPEVAVALARGLTATGTGVTPYVLVAVAGVLVGRTLPHRLLAAASGLACLGAGQALRYGVVTWIARARPPHTDWDTHASGWSFPSGHATTAALTAGLVILAVWVRAPRGRTTVCLVVGCWGALVGLTRVYLGVHWFTDVIGGWLFAVGWLGVCLCAAIRWPPTWFVTEAHSGTKE, from the coding sequence ATGAAGCGCAGAGACCCCGCCGGACTGGCCGGGGGCATCGGCCTGGCCTCGTGGCTGGCGTTCGGCGTGCTGAGCATGGTCGTCATCGGCCACCACGGCGCCCCGCTGCTCATGGACCATGGCCTGCTGGCCTGGTCCGTGGGCCACCGCCCCGAGGTGGCGGTGGCCCTGGCCCGCGGGCTGACCGCGACCGGAACCGGTGTGACCCCGTACGTGCTCGTCGCCGTGGCCGGAGTCCTCGTGGGACGGACGCTGCCGCATCGGCTCCTCGCCGCGGCATCGGGCCTCGCCTGTCTCGGTGCCGGCCAAGCCCTCCGGTACGGCGTGGTGACGTGGATCGCGCGGGCACGCCCGCCGCACACGGACTGGGACACGCACGCCTCGGGCTGGTCGTTCCCCTCCGGCCACGCCACCACGGCGGCTCTCACCGCAGGACTGGTGATCCTCGCGGTATGGGTGCGCGCCCCGCGCGGGAGAACGACGGTCTGCCTGGTGGTCGGCTGCTGGGGCGCGCTGGTGGGACTGACCCGCGTGTACCTGGGGGTGCACTGGTTCACCGATGTGATCGGTGGCTGGTTGTTCGCCGTCGGCTGGCTCGGAGTGTGCCTGTGCGCGGCGATCCGGTGGCCGCCCACATGGTTCGTCACGGAAGCGCACTCGGGGACGAAGGAGTGA
- a CDS encoding DedA family protein: MAAPPFAEASQLAVNILSAQSLLSAFGVVGVGVVLFAETGLLIGFFLPGDSLLFTAGLLCTGTADQGVRLSLGPLLIAAAVGALTGAQWGYLLGRKAGGALLARSRSPRLHEGAQRAEELLERYGYAKAIVLARFVPVVRTVLNPLAGALGVPARTFTVWQMAGGLVWSLGLTLAGYGLGSSVPSIDTYLLPVIALIVIVSLIPLAAELYRSRKAKAGSRKAKAARR; the protein is encoded by the coding sequence ATGGCCGCACCCCCCTTCGCCGAAGCATCGCAGCTCGCGGTGAACATCCTCAGCGCCCAGTCCCTGCTGTCCGCCTTTGGCGTAGTGGGGGTCGGCGTGGTGCTGTTCGCCGAGACGGGCCTGCTGATCGGCTTCTTCCTGCCAGGTGACTCGCTGCTGTTCACGGCCGGACTGCTGTGCACCGGGACCGCCGACCAGGGTGTGCGGCTCTCCCTCGGCCCACTCCTGATCGCCGCCGCCGTGGGCGCGCTCACCGGTGCGCAGTGGGGGTATCTGCTCGGCCGGAAGGCGGGCGGAGCGCTGCTCGCCCGCAGCCGCTCGCCCCGGCTGCACGAGGGCGCCCAACGGGCCGAGGAGCTGTTGGAGCGGTACGGGTACGCGAAGGCGATCGTGCTGGCCCGTTTCGTGCCGGTGGTGCGCACGGTGCTGAATCCGCTGGCGGGCGCCCTTGGCGTCCCGGCCCGGACGTTCACGGTGTGGCAGATGGCCGGCGGGCTCGTGTGGAGTCTGGGACTGACGCTCGCCGGGTACGGGCTCGGGTCCTCCGTCCCCAGCATCGACACGTACCTGCTCCCGGTGATCGCGCTCATCGTGATCGTGTCACTGATCCCGCTCGCCGCGGAGCTGTACCGCTCCCGCAAGGCCAAGGCGGGCTCCCGCAAGGCCAAGGCGGCGAGGCGATGA
- a CDS encoding BlaI/MecI/CopY family transcriptional regulator, whose protein sequence is MTDEKDERRPAGELEAAVMAALWAADAPLTPGRVQRELGVGLARTTVTTILSRLHDKGVVGRERLGRGYAYFAVQDAPGLTARRMHGELARDTDRETVLARFVAQLSSDDEQVLRRLLEGDAQ, encoded by the coding sequence ATGACCGACGAGAAGGACGAACGGCGTCCGGCGGGCGAGCTGGAAGCCGCCGTCATGGCGGCCCTGTGGGCCGCTGACGCGCCGCTCACCCCCGGCCGCGTGCAGCGCGAGCTCGGTGTCGGCCTGGCGCGTACGACGGTGACGACGATCCTGTCCCGCCTGCACGACAAGGGCGTCGTCGGTCGGGAGCGGCTGGGCCGCGGCTACGCCTACTTCGCCGTCCAGGACGCCCCCGGGCTCACCGCCCGGCGCATGCACGGGGAGCTGGCGCGGGACACCGACCGGGAGACGGTTCTGGCCCGGTTCGTCGCCCAGCTCAGCTCCGACGACGAGCAGGTGCTGCGGCGGCTGCTGGAGGGGGACGCGCAGTGA
- a CDS encoding M48 family metalloprotease, protein MVPLLLVPLLLPFAAPASARRALARLDPVTALWVLTVSALVLAGACVAALGALVLTGLFRFPLFAALGELVHPLHTPSDLLILPAASLATGALTVGAWALGRSAVRQVGAFRAARTQAEARPAVGDLCVIDSPYPDAYALPGRPQRIVVTTGMLRSLGPAEREALFAHERAHNRGGHHYFLAAAEIAAHCHPALRGLRTDIRFAAERAADEAAAGAVGDRHLTARAIARAALAGHDSRSARPDFASGATGGPVPQRVAALLAPAARPAPARRWTALLLVVCALLSAGAATTDVLTFHHDVEVAQGEASP, encoded by the coding sequence CTGGTTCCCCTGCTGCTGGTTCCCCTGCTGCTGCCCTTCGCGGCACCAGCGTCGGCCCGGCGCGCCCTCGCCCGCCTGGACCCGGTCACCGCGCTGTGGGTGCTGACCGTCTCCGCCCTGGTACTGGCCGGTGCGTGCGTGGCCGCCCTGGGCGCCCTCGTGCTGACCGGACTGTTCAGGTTTCCTCTCTTCGCGGCGCTCGGCGAGCTTGTCCATCCCCTGCACACGCCCTCCGACCTGCTCATTCTTCCCGCTGCCTCGCTGGCCACCGGCGCGCTCACCGTCGGCGCGTGGGCTCTGGGGCGTTCGGCCGTTCGCCAGGTCGGCGCCTTCCGCGCTGCCCGCACCCAGGCCGAAGCCCGCCCTGCCGTGGGCGACCTGTGCGTCATCGACTCGCCCTACCCGGACGCCTACGCGCTGCCCGGCCGCCCGCAGCGCATCGTCGTCACCACCGGCATGCTGCGCAGCCTCGGCCCGGCCGAGCGCGAGGCCCTCTTCGCCCACGAACGCGCCCACAACCGGGGCGGCCACCACTATTTCCTCGCCGCCGCCGAAATCGCCGCCCACTGCCACCCCGCCCTGCGCGGGCTGCGCACCGACATCCGGTTCGCCGCCGAACGCGCCGCCGACGAGGCCGCCGCCGGCGCCGTCGGCGACCGGCACCTCACGGCCAGGGCCATCGCCCGCGCCGCGCTGGCCGGCCACGACTCCCGTTCCGCCCGCCCGGACTTCGCCTCCGGGGCGACCGGCGGCCCGGTCCCCCAGCGCGTCGCCGCGCTCCTGGCGCCCGCGGCACGGCCGGCCCCGGCCAGGCGCTGGACGGCGCTGCTCCTCGTCGTCTGCGCACTCCTGTCGGCGGGCGCCGCGACGACCGATGTGCTCACCTTCCACCATGACGTCGAAGTCGCCCAAGGCGAGGCGAGCCCCTGA
- a CDS encoding ABC transporter permease yields MRLNAASSLLPVNTTLAVLLVVLLLAAIAAVALFHLSPDVHTHRARQVLLAGVRATLQLAAVSAVITKVVVSGLATVAFLVLMLGVAVWTAGRRLTPDRSWWLALWPIALSVLPVVSLLLLTGLVPLKGIVLIPVTGIFIGGALTATVLSGRRSLDELSLRHGEFEAGLALGLSDRDARMEIARPAASDALLPGLDQTRTVGLVTLPGAFVGMLLGGASPTAAGAVQLFVLVALMAIQAVAVACTVELVARGHLHRPKDGHR; encoded by the coding sequence ATGCGCCTGAACGCAGCCTCCTCCCTTCTGCCGGTCAACACCACACTGGCCGTACTGCTCGTCGTCCTCCTCCTGGCCGCGATCGCGGCCGTTGCCCTCTTCCATCTGTCGCCGGACGTACACACCCACCGGGCCCGGCAGGTTCTGCTGGCCGGTGTGCGTGCCACGCTCCAGTTGGCCGCCGTTTCCGCGGTCATCACGAAGGTGGTGGTCTCGGGCCTCGCGACGGTGGCCTTCTTGGTCTTGATGCTGGGCGTGGCGGTGTGGACCGCCGGGCGGCGCCTGACACCGGACCGGTCGTGGTGGTTGGCACTGTGGCCCATCGCGCTGAGCGTGCTGCCGGTGGTGAGCCTGCTGCTGCTGACCGGCCTGGTGCCCCTGAAGGGCATCGTGCTGATTCCGGTGACCGGAATCTTCATCGGCGGAGCGCTGACCGCGACCGTGCTGTCGGGACGGCGGTCGCTGGACGAACTGAGTCTGCGGCACGGCGAGTTCGAGGCGGGCCTGGCCCTGGGGCTGTCGGACCGGGACGCACGGATGGAGATCGCCCGCCCGGCCGCCTCGGACGCCCTGCTGCCCGGTCTCGACCAGACGCGCACCGTTGGACTGGTGACGCTCCCGGGCGCCTTTGTCGGCATGCTGCTGGGCGGGGCCAGCCCCACCGCCGCGGGAGCCGTGCAACTGTTCGTCCTCGTCGCCCTGATGGCGATCCAGGCGGTGGCCGTCGCCTGCACCGTCGAACTCGTCGCTCGCGGCCACCTCCACCGCCCCAAGGACGGTCACAGGTGA
- a CDS encoding carboxymuconolactone decarboxylase family protein, which produces MKERSMSDVRVTPWQDGDFPPPPSDLLAGMRGRRPDGELIGIDRVLLRSFPLATGWNGLLGRVRAEFSLDLEYRELIMLRVAVLNNAEFEWDVHYPAYLQAGGTEEKCDALQKQSGGSVIFNEEERALITLTDQSTKQVDVDAEVIEELKRLFGEAKTVEAVATVAAYNMVSRFLVALAI; this is translated from the coding sequence ATGAAAGAGCGCAGCATGAGCGATGTGCGAGTCACCCCGTGGCAAGACGGCGATTTCCCTCCTCCCCCGTCTGATTTGCTTGCGGGTATGCGGGGTCGTCGACCCGACGGCGAGCTGATCGGCATTGATCGGGTACTTCTGAGGAGTTTCCCGCTCGCAACAGGCTGGAACGGGCTACTGGGCCGGGTTCGCGCGGAGTTCAGCCTGGATCTGGAGTACCGCGAACTGATCATGCTGCGGGTTGCCGTGCTGAACAATGCCGAATTCGAATGGGATGTGCATTACCCGGCATACTTGCAGGCGGGCGGCACAGAGGAGAAGTGCGATGCCCTGCAGAAACAGAGTGGAGGTAGCGTAATCTTCAACGAAGAAGAGCGCGCCCTCATCACGCTCACCGACCAGTCCACTAAGCAGGTCGACGTAGATGCTGAGGTCATCGAAGAACTGAAGCGCCTGTTCGGTGAGGCCAAGACAGTGGAAGCAGTCGCCACGGTCGCAGCTTACAATATGGTTTCTCGCTTTCTGGTGGCGCTGGCCATCTGA
- a CDS encoding MFS transporter — MLGRLPRSLLLRRTAYQGTTGRSALRAQTWRGPPVRGRIVGRRRHVANQISGRLTRGGHGVTAAAAGFAVAAVGYGLLICWHDHLAQVVTGTVVTGLGFGLIITALPALVVDRSPAGQTAVTSGFYQIGRNVGGSVGGAIFAAVLATRTEAGESYPATGGYVAVWGVCAALLVIGAVLSLRAVAARSDAEAKQPVA, encoded by the coding sequence TTGCTCGGTCGCCTTCCTCGCAGCCTTCTGCTTCGTCGAACTGCGTACCAGGGAACCACTGGTCGATCTGCGCTTCGTGCTCAGACGTGGCGTGGCCCCCCTGTACGGGGGCGCATTGTTGGTCGGCGTCGCCATGTCGCCAACCAGATCAGCGGCCGGCTCACCCGCGGCGGGCACGGGGTCACGGCGGCCGCCGCGGGCTTCGCCGTCGCCGCCGTTGGATACGGGCTGCTCATCTGCTGGCACGACCATCTCGCACAAGTTGTCACCGGGACCGTGGTCACCGGGCTCGGCTTCGGCCTGATCATCACGGCCCTGCCCGCCCTGGTCGTCGACCGCTCGCCGGCCGGGCAGACCGCGGTGACCAGTGGCTTCTACCAGATCGGACGGAACGTGGGCGGAAGCGTCGGGGGCGCGATCTTCGCTGCGGTCCTTGCCACCAGGACCGAGGCGGGGGAGTCCTACCCCGCGACCGGTGGTTACGTGGCGGTATGGGGCGTCTGTGCTGCCCTGCTCGTGATCGGCGCGGTCCTCAGCCTCCGGGCCGTTGCCGCTCGATCGGACGCCGAAGCGAAGCAGCCGGTGGCGTGA
- a CDS encoding GNAT family N-acetyltransferase: MSTLAARAISTRRMDLLPLHVEHAEEMAAVLSDPALHTFIGGTPDTPQALRSRYQRMTAGSPDPAISWLNWVIRLRDKSCLTGTVQATVSPSDHGPIAEIAWVVGTPWQGRGIATEAARGLVDWLGRQPVHTVIAHIHPEHRASAAVATAAGLTPTDEWHEGEIRWRRSIRR; the protein is encoded by the coding sequence GTGAGTACCCTCGCGGCCCGGGCCATCAGCACCAGGCGGATGGACCTGCTGCCGCTGCATGTCGAGCATGCCGAGGAGATGGCCGCGGTGCTGTCCGATCCGGCCCTGCACACCTTCATCGGCGGCACTCCGGACACCCCGCAAGCCCTGCGCTCGCGCTACCAGCGCATGACCGCAGGCTCTCCCGACCCGGCCATCTCCTGGCTGAACTGGGTGATCCGGCTCCGCGACAAGTCCTGCCTGACGGGCACAGTCCAGGCGACGGTCAGCCCCTCCGACCACGGCCCCATCGCCGAGATCGCCTGGGTGGTGGGGACCCCGTGGCAGGGTAGAGGCATCGCCACCGAAGCAGCCCGAGGACTCGTCGACTGGCTCGGCCGGCAGCCGGTGCACACCGTCATCGCCCACATCCACCCCGAACATCGGGCATCCGCTGCCGTCGCCACTGCCGCCGGGCTCACACCCACCGACGAATGGCACGAAGGCGAGATCCGATGGCGCCGGAGCATCAGGCGATAA